The proteins below are encoded in one region of Winogradskyella helgolandensis:
- a CDS encoding GDSL-type esterase/lipase family protein, whose protein sequence is MKITFPIKVRILVFLLFCFSVHSISAQTETIYIDFGSLGANESASPWNNITNDVSGTIGNLINSNSVETGIGFSIVDAFEGINSSGTASPDASLNFEESATSDSFYGMSSDSSSLTFNNLIVGKQYTISVFASRTGVSDNRETSYTIEAQSTQTIYLDASENTSNVATASFYPKANGTITINVSTGPNNDNASGYFYLGVIELEYSVDTPVYSDNALLIDFGSSANQSSTPWNNLTDPFITGNVNNLINKGGTTTTIDVSVTDSFNYFNEDGTTASGTSLGLPSTATADSFFGNITEFIEKTEPTGAIEFSDLNPNDVFNITIYASRLDYEVTDNKETQYVIEGLTTETVFLDIANNQNNTVSTSISPKADGTLKVTVSPGPNNTNTSGFFYLGAMVLDYTPQTSLTLKSPNGDEFWQVGKTPEIMWDSTSLSSDIDLEYSIDNGASWSAIATVPYTTNSYSWTIPNTPSENCLVRATSSLISDTSDTVFEISSDNTSRNIVVIGSSTAEGTGASSPEFAWVNLYAKALFQNDTRINVINYGKGGYTTNHVLPTGTSIPSEVAVTIDTERNITKAISNNPIGIIVNLPSNDTSNGYSVADQLNNFATLYNEAVINAVPIWITTTQPRYFASATQTQDQIDVRDAIISTYGTYSIDFWTDIADTDGTILDNLDYGDGAHLNDDGHQILFNKVLNKDIIDADCISSLPAEAYLYCNDSWKNNNVPSLTTDTVDVYVGRGTYTINEDENIEVNDLTVSIYGSVIIKEGGSLTVHGNLVTYGNVTLQSISSKYSSLIVEGTSSGDVIYKRHVSSATGTTETVTTTSNNDLVSAPVTGQTFGDFRAENSNILSGTLNDNPAFLFGIFDSTAGNYVYYTPNEDSNTLSAGIGYVAGSTDGSDFSFTGNVETTSVNTPIVFGGANNWNLIGNPYPSYINAQDFLNDLANSGLINENAVGVYGYDGYATDGWTILNLATTTATTVIAPGQGFFVKAEASGDIAFTSSMRRVANDDDFILGRNENILTYLKLKINALDKEYHTDFYFNDNASLGLDPGYDAEIWGETPPSFSLYSNLLQDNIGRPIALQTFNSNDLSDLVIPLGLHANANESLTFSILESTLPNTVNLYLEDTLTNEITLLNNSDYTIIPLEQISGTGRFYLRLESNQLNIVEQPLEKLIVYANNTNRTIEVIGQLQNQTSFKLYDVNGRIILSNALDSAQTSQFIDITELTAGMYIIELIESETNTKRAKKLIIQQ, encoded by the coding sequence ATGAAAATAACTTTTCCTATAAAAGTTAGAATCCTTGTATTCTTACTTTTTTGCTTCTCAGTACATTCTATTTCTGCTCAAACCGAAACTATTTATATTGATTTTGGAAGTCTTGGTGCAAACGAAAGTGCTTCCCCTTGGAATAATATAACAAATGATGTTTCAGGTACCATTGGAAACCTTATAAATTCTAATAGTGTAGAAACAGGAATAGGTTTCTCAATTGTTGATGCTTTTGAAGGAATTAATTCGAGCGGAACTGCGTCGCCAGATGCTAGTCTAAATTTTGAAGAGTCTGCAACAAGTGACAGTTTTTATGGGATGTCTTCCGATAGTAGTTCTTTAACTTTTAATAATCTAATTGTAGGCAAACAATACACTATTTCAGTATTTGCATCACGTACAGGAGTGTCCGACAATAGAGAAACGTCTTATACAATTGAAGCGCAATCTACACAAACAATTTATTTAGATGCTTCTGAAAATACAAGTAACGTTGCTACAGCTTCTTTCTATCCTAAAGCTAATGGCACAATTACCATAAATGTTTCAACAGGACCAAATAACGATAACGCTTCTGGTTATTTCTATCTAGGAGTAATTGAGCTAGAATACAGTGTTGATACACCTGTATATTCTGATAACGCTTTACTTATAGATTTTGGATCTAGCGCTAATCAAAGTAGCACTCCATGGAATAATTTAACCGATCCATTTATTACAGGAAACGTAAATAATCTAATAAATAAAGGAGGAACTACAACTACAATAGATGTTTCTGTTACCGACAGTTTTAATTATTTTAATGAAGACGGAACAACAGCATCTGGCACTAGTTTAGGTTTACCGAGCACAGCAACAGCAGATAGCTTTTTTGGAAACATAACCGAATTTATAGAAAAAACAGAACCAACTGGTGCTATAGAATTTAGTGATCTAAACCCAAATGATGTGTTTAACATCACAATTTACGCATCTCGATTAGATTATGAAGTTACAGATAACAAGGAAACACAATACGTAATTGAGGGTTTAACAACAGAAACAGTATTCTTAGATATTGCTAATAACCAAAATAATACAGTATCAACTAGTATAAGTCCTAAGGCAGATGGTACATTAAAAGTAACAGTATCACCAGGTCCAAACAACACTAATACTTCTGGTTTTTTCTATTTAGGTGCTATGGTATTAGATTATACACCACAAACGTCATTAACATTAAAGAGCCCAAATGGAGATGAGTTTTGGCAAGTTGGTAAAACACCTGAAATAATGTGGGATTCTACAAGTCTTAGTTCAGACATCGATTTAGAATATTCTATTGATAATGGAGCGTCATGGAGTGCAATTGCAACGGTTCCATATACAACAAATAGTTATAGTTGGACGATACCAAACACGCCTTCAGAAAACTGCTTGGTAAGAGCAACATCTAGCTTAATTAGTGATACAAGTGATACTGTTTTTGAGATATCTAGTGATAACACAAGTAGAAATATTGTAGTTATAGGATCTTCAACGGCTGAAGGTACTGGAGCGTCTTCACCTGAATTTGCATGGGTAAACCTATACGCCAAAGCACTTTTTCAAAATGATACTAGAATAAATGTTATTAATTACGGAAAAGGTGGTTATACAACAAATCATGTGCTACCAACAGGCACTTCAATTCCTAGTGAAGTCGCAGTAACAATCGATACTGAAAGAAATATTACAAAGGCTATTTCAAACAACCCTATTGGTATTATTGTAAATTTACCTTCAAATGATACCTCAAACGGATACTCTGTTGCGGATCAATTAAATAATTTTGCAACGCTATACAATGAAGCTGTTATTAATGCAGTTCCAATATGGATTACAACCACGCAACCGCGCTATTTTGCATCTGCAACACAGACACAAGATCAAATTGATGTTAGGGATGCTATAATTTCTACATATGGAACGTACTCCATTGATTTCTGGACCGATATTGCTGATACTGACGGAACCATTTTAGATAATTTAGATTATGGTGACGGAGCGCACCTTAACGATGACGGTCACCAAATACTTTTTAATAAGGTTTTAAATAAGGATATTATAGATGCTGACTGTATTTCTAGTCTTCCAGCGGAAGCGTATCTTTATTGTAACGATTCATGGAAAAATAACAATGTTCCCTCATTAACAACAGATACGGTAGATGTATATGTAGGTAGAGGGACGTATACAATTAATGAAGATGAAAATATAGAAGTGAACGATCTTACCGTATCAATTTATGGATCTGTGATTATTAAAGAAGGAGGAAGCCTTACGGTACATGGAAATTTAGTTACTTATGGTAATGTTACTCTCCAATCTATATCGTCAAAGTATTCTAGTTTAATTGTAGAAGGTACAAGTTCTGGTGATGTAATTTACAAACGTCATGTAAGTAGTGCCACAGGAACCACAGAGACCGTAACAACTACTTCTAATAATGACCTAGTAAGTGCGCCTGTAACTGGACAGACATTTGGGGATTTTAGAGCTGAAAATTCAAATATTTTGTCAGGAACTTTAAATGATAATCCTGCCTTTTTATTTGGAATATTTGATTCAACAGCTGGAAATTACGTTTACTATACACCAAACGAAGATAGTAATACATTGTCGGCAGGAATTGGTTATGTAGCGGGATCGACCGATGGGTCTGATTTTTCGTTCACAGGGAATGTTGAAACTACTTCTGTTAATACTCCTATCGTATTTGGTGGTGCTAACAATTGGAATCTTATTGGGAACCCTTACCCAAGTTATATAAATGCTCAAGATTTTTTAAATGACTTAGCAAACTCTGGTCTAATTAATGAAAATGCTGTCGGTGTTTATGGCTATGATGGTTATGCTACAGACGGTTGGACAATTTTAAATTTAGCGACAACAACAGCTACGACTGTAATAGCTCCAGGACAAGGCTTTTTTGTAAAAGCTGAAGCATCTGGAGACATCGCTTTCACATCAAGTATGAGAAGAGTCGCTAATGATGATGATTTTATTTTAGGACGAAACGAAAATATCCTCACCTACCTGAAACTAAAAATTAACGCTTTAGATAAGGAGTATCATACCGATTTTTATTTCAACGATAATGCAAGTTTAGGTTTAGACCCAGGATATGATGCTGAGATTTGGGGTGAAACACCTCCTAGTTTTTCTTTGTATTCTAATTTATTACAAGATAATATTGGTAGGCCAATTGCTTTACAAACTTTTAATTCAAATGATTTATCAGATTTGGTAATTCCATTAGGCCTTCATGCAAATGCAAATGAGTCTTTAACGTTTAGTATTTTAGAATCAACACTTCCAAATACAGTTAATTTATATCTCGAAGACACCTTAACTAACGAAATAACATTACTAAATAATTCAGATTATACCATTATTCCATTAGAGCAAATTTCTGGTACAGGTCGTTTTTATTTAAGACTAGAATCTAACCAGCTTAATATTGTAGAGCAACCTTTAGAAAAATTAATAGTTTATGCTAATAATACTAACAGAACTATTGAAGTGATTGGTCAATTACAAAACCAAACAAGTTTTAAGCTATACGATGTGAATGGAAGAATAATCCTTTCAAATGCTTTAGATAGTGCTCAAACCAGTCAATTTATTGACATCACAGAATTAACTGCTGGTATGTATATTATTGAATTAATAGAATCAGAGACTAATACGAAACGAGCTAAAAAGTTAATTATTCAACAATAA
- a CDS encoding cold-shock protein — protein MSTGTVKFFNDSKGFGFITEEGNNKEHFVHISGLVDEIREGDNVEFDLAEGKKGLNAVNVKVI, from the coding sequence ATGAGTACTGGTACAGTAAAATTTTTTAATGACTCTAAAGGTTTTGGATTCATAACAGAAGAAGGAAACAACAAAGAGCATTTTGTACACATTTCTGGTTTAGTCGATGAGATTAGAGAAGGAGATAATGTAGAATTCGATTTAGCAGAAGGAAAAAAAGGATTAAACGCAGTTAATGTAAAAGTTATATAA
- a CDS encoding DUF4132 domain-containing protein, which translates to MFNIFKKKITPSEFNYVDDIITKINSTVNYVYSSNDLSGNSEYENLKKESKTYQKQYIIDSVNYIEEILNKEFENQQKSVKKRDNDIYRYRLTAFAILNGLMRRNLDYTEKEWISLFELVNEKIIALNRNAYGFSLSDFPTNYAIQQIERTIKKEGLSDELSNFIKSMLEWNSLTDTTTSYWGSDLKKSVSKLSKIVQVDGEFVPFILKTNDIGNEVNAIVNHSGENVNELHQLLFLTYDATSSKPSKKFQAQTEKLINAIGKNKYRKIAQEILSIAVSHSISEKTETYTYSNEVREYTQYSYLCDPSKQFIKGIIWTMSPFSDKETLHILSKLLEKSYTKMPGVGPAAAAIGNACIYVMGNMRGKDGLGALSRIKLKLKQNNVKKSIDKYLIEGAKKYNVSVEELKEMAVPDFQLEGGIKSVLFEDYSLNISITESKVNQQWIKPDGKSMKSVPSTVKNSTKLSNQLKELRKEIKEIQKVYSAQKQRIDNQFILNRSWDFPSFKKYYLNHGLVNPIATKLIWTIKNETQSTSVLWIDNTWQNAHGEIIDWIDDTCTVQLWHPVFATEKEIVAWRDRIIDLELKQPIKQAFRELYILTDAEINTQTYSNRMAAHILKQHQFNALAGLRGWKYSLMGAYDDGRDDELCSKYLPEHQITAEYWIDELNDHDAYNDAGIWLYVATDQVKFKNADGHVINLIDVPKIVFSEIMRDVDLFVGVCSVGNDPEWQDNNGDRQTHRDYWTSYSFGDLTEIAKTRKSILERLLPRLSKIKDKATIDGKFLIVQGTIRTYKIHIGSGNILMEPNDQYLCIVPSRSPNKSTDKLFIPFEGDKGLSIVLSKAFLLAEDTKITDTTILSQIKRS; encoded by the coding sequence ATGTTTAATATCTTCAAGAAAAAAATAACGCCATCAGAATTTAATTATGTTGATGACATTATTACTAAAATAAATTCTACAGTAAATTATGTTTACAGCTCTAATGATCTTTCTGGAAATTCCGAATATGAGAATTTAAAAAAAGAATCTAAGACCTACCAAAAACAATATATTATAGATAGTGTCAATTACATTGAAGAAATCCTCAACAAAGAATTTGAAAATCAACAAAAATCAGTAAAAAAGAGAGACAATGATATCTATAGGTATCGCTTGACTGCATTTGCAATATTAAATGGATTAATGCGCAGAAATCTTGATTATACCGAGAAAGAATGGATAAGTCTATTTGAATTAGTCAATGAAAAAATTATAGCTTTAAATAGAAACGCCTATGGTTTTTCTCTAAGTGATTTTCCAACAAACTACGCTATTCAACAAATTGAGCGCACTATTAAAAAAGAAGGACTATCGGATGAATTATCTAACTTTATTAAAAGCATGTTGGAATGGAATAGTCTTACCGATACCACCACTAGTTATTGGGGAAGTGATCTTAAGAAATCAGTTTCAAAATTGAGTAAAATAGTACAAGTCGACGGAGAATTTGTCCCGTTTATATTAAAAACAAATGATATTGGAAACGAAGTAAACGCGATTGTTAATCATAGTGGTGAAAATGTAAATGAACTTCATCAATTATTATTCTTAACCTATGATGCTACAAGCTCTAAACCTTCTAAAAAATTTCAAGCACAAACAGAAAAGTTAATAAATGCTATTGGAAAAAATAAGTATCGAAAAATTGCTCAAGAGATTCTTTCCATTGCTGTAAGTCATTCTATTTCAGAAAAAACAGAGACTTATACATATTCAAATGAAGTAAGAGAGTACACGCAATATTCATATTTATGCGATCCTAGCAAACAATTTATTAAAGGCATTATCTGGACAATGTCTCCCTTTTCGGATAAAGAAACATTACATATATTAAGCAAACTGCTTGAAAAATCGTATACTAAAATGCCAGGAGTTGGTCCAGCAGCAGCTGCTATAGGCAACGCATGCATCTACGTTATGGGCAATATGAGAGGAAAAGACGGATTAGGTGCTTTATCTCGAATAAAATTAAAACTAAAACAAAACAACGTTAAGAAGAGCATTGACAAGTATCTTATAGAAGGTGCCAAAAAATATAACGTTTCAGTTGAAGAACTTAAGGAAATGGCTGTTCCCGATTTTCAATTAGAAGGTGGAATTAAATCTGTTTTGTTTGAAGACTATAGTCTCAATATTTCTATCACAGAAAGCAAGGTCAACCAACAATGGATAAAACCCGATGGTAAGAGTATGAAATCTGTACCATCAACTGTTAAAAACTCTACAAAGCTAAGCAATCAACTTAAAGAATTACGTAAGGAAATCAAAGAAATCCAAAAGGTATATTCAGCTCAAAAACAAAGAATTGATAATCAATTTATTCTCAATAGAAGTTGGGATTTTCCTTCTTTTAAAAAGTACTATTTAAATCATGGTTTAGTCAATCCTATTGCAACAAAACTTATTTGGACAATTAAAAATGAAACACAATCTACTTCTGTTTTATGGATAGATAATACATGGCAAAATGCTCATGGTGAAATTATTGATTGGATTGATGATACGTGTACCGTGCAACTATGGCACCCTGTATTTGCTACTGAAAAGGAAATTGTAGCTTGGCGAGACAGAATTATAGACTTAGAATTAAAACAACCTATTAAGCAAGCTTTTCGTGAGCTTTATATTTTAACAGACGCAGAAATTAATACGCAAACCTATTCTAACAGAATGGCGGCTCATATTTTAAAACAACACCAATTTAATGCCCTTGCGGGACTTCGTGGTTGGAAATATTCATTAATGGGAGCTTATGATGATGGGCGTGATGACGAATTGTGTTCAAAATATTTACCTGAACACCAAATAACTGCGGAATATTGGATTGATGAACTCAATGACCACGATGCTTATAACGATGCTGGAATTTGGCTATATGTTGCCACAGATCAAGTAAAGTTTAAAAATGCTGATGGCCATGTCATAAATCTAATTGATGTTCCAAAAATTGTTTTTTCGGAAATTATGCGCGATGTCGATTTGTTTGTTGGAGTATGTAGTGTCGGAAATGACCCAGAATGGCAAGATAATAATGGAGATAGACAAACGCATAGAGATTATTGGACATCCTATTCATTTGGGGATTTAACAGAAATTGCAAAAACCCGAAAATCTATTCTTGAAAGATTACTTCCAAGGCTAAGTAAAATTAAAGACAAAGCTACTATTGATGGTAAATTTTTAATTGTTCAGGGAACTATAAGAACCTACAAAATACATATTGGTAGTGGAAATATCTTGATGGAGCCTAACGATCAATATTTATGTATTGTGCCTTCTAGATCACCTAATAAATCAACTGACAAATTATTTATTCCTTTTGAAGGTGATAAAGGTTTATCCATTGTTTTAAGTAAGGCTTTTCTTCTAGCTGAGGACACTAAAATAACCGACACAACCATTTTAAGTCAAATTAAAAGAAGCTAA
- a CDS encoding SulP family inorganic anion transporter — MKFGKNTLKNFTQNPKNDILAGVTVSLAMIPEVVAFAFVAQISPIVALFGAFIIGIISALFGGRPGLISGAAGAVAVIFVHMIQEGHAKGLLFDTPVDNMGYFYLLAAVVLMGFIQILAGVFKLGKFVRLIPHPVMLGFVNGLAIVIFLAQLGMFKENTKDVFGQNMRKTVSKELVYNVSYNSVKDLISDTKIFSINEDSVTNISTGETVFVIADNQVYDIDTKQVVFNIKDNGFYSVRDNGVVKSTMEGQKLYIMIALVLLTMFIIWGLPKLTKKMPAALTAILIVTLISIFSGLQSINVGDFIRDGGGAGLNGFDELSSKLNLAELWSHLPFNLDTLKFIAPYAFLAASVGLIETLMTMNLVDELTDSRGDGNRECIAQGSGNMLSGIFGGTGGCGMIGQTVININAGGRGRLSGVMMAITLLTFILFADKYIEQVPIAALVGVMFMMVIETFAWSSFRIMKKIPISDAVVLVIVSVVTVFFDLAIAVFVGVIISALSFAWENAKKIRARKRIQDDGTKTYEIWGPLFFGSITAFNEKFDIKNDPDNVEIDFVEARISDHSAIEAIFNIVEKYQAEGKTIKLKHLSEDCKILLYKASPKFKDVIVEAIDDPRYHLAADPEKFTRPLSEYNV, encoded by the coding sequence ATGAAATTTGGGAAAAACACCCTAAAAAACTTTACTCAAAACCCTAAAAATGATATTCTAGCTGGAGTTACGGTATCCTTAGCAATGATTCCTGAAGTTGTTGCCTTTGCATTTGTCGCTCAAATTAGCCCAATTGTAGCCCTCTTCGGCGCCTTTATAATTGGAATTATATCCGCACTTTTTGGAGGAAGACCTGGTTTAATCTCTGGAGCTGCAGGAGCTGTTGCTGTTATATTTGTTCACATGATTCAAGAAGGACATGCTAAAGGTTTATTATTTGACACACCTGTGGATAACATGGGTTATTTTTATTTACTAGCAGCCGTAGTTTTAATGGGATTCATTCAAATATTAGCAGGGGTATTTAAGCTAGGTAAATTTGTACGTTTAATCCCTCACCCAGTAATGCTAGGCTTTGTAAACGGATTAGCGATTGTAATTTTCTTGGCACAACTCGGGATGTTTAAAGAGAACACCAAAGATGTTTTCGGACAAAACATGCGTAAAACCGTATCTAAAGAGCTGGTTTACAATGTAAGTTATAATTCAGTTAAAGATTTAATTTCTGACACCAAAATATTTTCAATAAATGAGGACTCAGTTACAAATATCAGTACAGGTGAGACCGTTTTTGTTATAGCGGACAATCAAGTTTATGATATAGATACTAAACAAGTTGTTTTTAACATAAAAGATAATGGCTTTTATTCTGTAAGAGATAACGGAGTTGTAAAATCTACAATGGAAGGCCAAAAACTATACATCATGATTGCTTTAGTTTTGCTAACCATGTTCATAATTTGGGGTTTACCTAAATTAACTAAAAAAATGCCAGCTGCATTAACAGCTATTTTAATCGTGACTTTGATTTCCATTTTTAGTGGACTTCAATCCATAAATGTTGGAGACTTTATTAGAGATGGCGGAGGAGCAGGTTTAAACGGGTTTGATGAATTATCTAGCAAACTCAACCTTGCAGAACTTTGGAGTCATTTACCTTTTAACTTAGATACATTAAAATTTATTGCACCTTATGCCTTTTTAGCGGCTTCGGTTGGGCTGATAGAAACATTAATGACTATGAATCTTGTAGATGAATTAACAGATTCTAGAGGAGATGGCAACAGAGAATGTATCGCTCAAGGATCAGGAAATATGCTTAGCGGAATCTTTGGTGGGACTGGTGGTTGTGGTATGATAGGACAAACCGTAATTAATATTAATGCAGGTGGTAGAGGCCGTTTATCTGGTGTTATGATGGCGATTACCCTACTTACGTTTATCTTATTTGCTGATAAGTATATTGAACAAGTTCCCATCGCAGCCTTGGTCGGTGTAATGTTTATGATGGTTATTGAGACCTTTGCTTGGTCTAGTTTCCGAATTATGAAAAAGATTCCAATATCTGATGCTGTTGTACTTGTTATTGTTTCAGTCGTAACTGTTTTCTTTGATTTAGCAATTGCGGTATTTGTTGGAGTGATTATTTCAGCCTTATCCTTTGCTTGGGAAAATGCTAAGAAAATTAGAGCGCGTAAGCGTATACAAGATGATGGAACTAAAACCTACGAAATTTGGGGCCCATTATTCTTTGGAAGTATTACCGCTTTTAATGAAAAATTCGATATTAAAAATGATCCAGACAATGTAGAGATTGATTTTGTTGAAGCTCGTATTTCGGACCATTCGGCCATTGAAGCTATTTTTAATATCGTTGAAAAATATCAAGCTGAAGGAAAAACAATAAAATTAAAACACTTAAGTGAAGATTGTAAAATTTTACTTTACAAGGCTAGTCCTAAATTTAAAGATGTCATAGTTGAAGCTATTGACGATCCTCGTTACCATTTGGCGGCAGATCCTGAAAAATTTACAAGGCCTTTATCTGAGTATAATGTTTAG